A single Mesomycoplasma ovipneumoniae DNA region contains:
- the rpsH gene encoding 30S ribosomal protein S8: protein MAFITDPIADMLTRIRNATIRKHKQVSFEHSKIKVKMLEIIKEAGYIKDFQIEGELKKTITVELKYKGTTSSISGLKRISKPSLRVYAPAQKIPFVQSGYGIAILSTSKGLLTDSQARKENVGGEIIAYIW from the coding sequence ATGGCTTTTATAACAGATCCAATTGCTGATATGCTAACCCGAATTCGGAATGCAACAATCAGAAAACACAAACAAGTATCATTTGAGCACTCAAAAATTAAAGTAAAAATGTTAGAAATTATTAAAGAAGCTGGATATATTAAAGATTTCCAAATTGAAGGCGAGCTTAAAAAAACAATAACTGTTGAGCTTAAATACAAAGGAACTACCTCATCAATTTCTGGACTAAAAAGAATTTCTAAACCTTCGCTTCGCGTTTATGCTCCTGCCCAAAAAATTCCTTTTGTCCAATCTGGCTACGGAATTGCAATTTTATCAACTTCAAAAGGGCTCTTAACTGATTCACAAGCAAGAAAGGAAAATGTCGGCGGTGAAATTATCGCCTACATTTGGTAA
- a CDS encoding IS1634 family transposase, with translation MKKQNLFLFSVWGSSKDKPYKYVGWTQGYSKGPKRWFSLGNERNLEKINPNAVQIIKEKLKLFSNLDDKDKVKAILLDSIKNSAIIEGSVFVGGELIEKLIEKHNIFESLPKSRHKNMKEIFNYLISKRITDPGSIINAFDKKDDYSNQINASKNSFYRLLDLVFESQNQLLNSVNKMVTSELGKRDSEFYFDSSTIYFETFERNGLRIPGYSKDAKFKEDQIVIGLACDKNGIPFHIKVFKGNTGDSSTLIPFVLDVESKYNIKNMTIIADRGMSTAANIRFLESRNYNFIISYRAKVGTQKFKNYLLDPRDYVDVNADFKYKKEEFYSSYKNKRYTENIRRRIITYSTKRAIKDRKAREEQIESFIKKQNKDGFIEVNKLFGKKPKYFKEISNMKFELDQSKIDKDKQFDGYYVYETNMLNLNVLDIVEKYQKQWNIEANFRSLKGLLNIRPVFLRIDEHILAHTLLCFISLVILKTIIFKINKHISDNKLFENNQLTEVGLVTMLQKLRQRVEFNTLDQQITFKNRDGVPSDPNIWNRYDFYFDILINH, from the coding sequence ATGAAAAAACAAAATTTGTTTTTATTTAGTGTTTGAGGATCTTCAAAAGATAAACCATATAAATATGTTGGCTGAACACAAGGTTATTCCAAAGGTCCAAAACGTTGATTTAGTTTAGGAAATGAGCGGAATTTGGAAAAAATTAATCCAAATGCTGTTCAAATTATCAAAGAAAAATTGAAATTGTTTTCAAATTTAGATGACAAAGATAAAGTCAAGGCTATTTTACTTGATTCTATTAAAAATTCCGCAATAATCGAAGGTTCGGTTTTTGTTGGCGGGGAATTAATTGAAAAACTTATTGAAAAGCACAATATTTTTGAATCACTTCCTAAAAGTAGACATAAAAATATGAAAGAAATTTTTAACTACTTAATTTCAAAACGGATCACTGATCCTGGCAGCATTATTAATGCTTTTGATAAAAAGGATGACTACTCAAATCAAATAAATGCTTCCAAAAATAGCTTTTATAGACTCCTAGATCTTGTCTTTGAGTCACAAAATCAACTTTTAAATAGTGTCAACAAAATGGTAACAAGCGAACTTGGAAAAAGGGACAGTGAATTTTATTTTGACTCATCAACAATCTATTTTGAGACATTTGAAAGAAATGGATTAAGAATTCCTGGCTATTCTAAAGATGCTAAATTCAAAGAAGACCAAATTGTCATTGGCTTAGCGTGTGATAAAAATGGTATTCCTTTTCATATTAAAGTTTTTAAAGGAAATACCGGCGATTCTAGTACATTAATCCCTTTTGTATTAGATGTTGAATCCAAATATAATATCAAAAATATGACAATAATCGCTGATCGCGGCATGTCAACTGCTGCAAATATTCGATTTCTTGAATCAAGAAACTATAATTTTATTATTTCATATCGTGCAAAGGTAGGGACTCAAAAATTCAAAAATTATTTACTAGATCCAAGGGATTATGTTGATGTAAATGCGGATTTTAAGTATAAAAAAGAAGAATTTTATTCATCTTATAAAAATAAAAGATACACTGAAAATATTAGAAGAAGAATTATTACTTACAGTACAAAAAGAGCGATAAAAGACAGAAAAGCTCGTGAAGAGCAAATCGAAAGTTTTATTAAAAAACAAAATAAAGACGGTTTTATTGAAGTAAACAAATTGTTTGGTAAAAAACCTAAATATTTTAAGGAAATTTCAAACATGAAATTTGAATTAGATCAAAGTAAAATTGACAAAGACAAACAATTTGACGGTTACTATGTTTATGAAACAAATATGCTAAATTTGAATGTCTTAGATATAGTTGAAAAATACCAAAAACAGTGGAATATTGAAGCTAATTTTAGAAGTCTAAAAGGTTTGTTGAATATTCGGCCCGTATTTTTAAGAATTGACGAGCACATTCTAGCTCATACACTTTTGTGTTTTATCTCACTAGTTATTTTAAAAACTATAATATTTAAAATCAACAAACATATTAGTGATAACAAGTTATTTGAAAACAATCAATTAACTGAGG
- the rplR gene encoding 50S ribosomal protein L18 → MQKSRNFHRKAKHVRILKKLSPSHQEQKKYRIGVYKSLRHFYAYIFDPWKNQVILSVSTLDKSDKYSGNIQAASNLAPELYAKLKELKLEENPFVFDRSGYLYHGRIKAFAESLRAQGVKF, encoded by the coding sequence ATGCAAAAATCACGTAATTTTCACCGAAAAGCAAAACATGTCCGTATTTTGAAAAAACTTAGTCCTTCGCACCAAGAGCAAAAAAAATACCGGATTGGCGTATATAAATCTTTACGTCATTTTTATGCTTATATTTTTGATCCTTGGAAAAATCAAGTTATCCTTTCGGTTTCAACACTTGATAAATCTGATAAATACAGCGGAAATATCCAAGCTGCAAGTAATTTAGCCCCTGAATTATACGCTAAATTAAAAGAGCTTAAATTGGAAGAAAATCCTTTTGTTTTTGACCGAAGCGGTTATTTATATCATGGTCGCATTAAAGCTTTTGCCGAATCATTAAGAGCCCAAGGAGTAAAATTCTAA
- a CDS encoding DNA-directed RNA polymerase subunit alpha — MKKHANVYYSENLTDQISEFETSFELKPLERGLGNTIGNALRRVVLSSITSCAVFGVKIAGVTHEFSILDDVIEDVVTILNNLKRVRFFYDPALFDQNQIHRASFNGQKAGQIYARDIVSDSGLKIVNPDLYIADVSRVNSLKFELFITSGKGFSDFETNKKFVNEVLLSLESNLDGTVLAVDSDFSPVLSANYQSVEINSASPIVEEKLSFSIKTDGSIKAKDAVSEGSKILLAHLNILANVENINKFSEEFFEPLVVKEEPSRRFSDAIESLDLSVRSINALRRAHYYKISDIENLTQDDFENIKNLGRKSVQEIIEKLEIYKNEQKGEN, encoded by the coding sequence ATGAAAAAACATGCAAATGTTTATTATTCTGAAAACTTAACTGACCAAATTAGTGAATTTGAAACAAGTTTTGAACTAAAACCGCTCGAGCGCGGACTTGGAAATACAATCGGAAATGCCCTTCGTCGTGTAGTTCTGTCTTCCATCACTTCTTGTGCTGTTTTTGGGGTAAAAATTGCCGGCGTAACTCATGAATTTAGTATTCTTGATGATGTAATTGAAGATGTTGTTACAATTCTAAACAACCTAAAAAGAGTCCGTTTTTTCTATGATCCTGCTCTTTTTGATCAAAATCAAATTCACCGGGCAAGTTTTAATGGCCAAAAAGCTGGACAAATTTATGCTCGGGACATTGTTTCTGACAGCGGACTAAAAATTGTCAATCCTGATTTATATATTGCTGATGTTTCCCGGGTTAATTCACTTAAATTTGAACTTTTTATAACCTCAGGTAAAGGTTTTAGCGATTTTGAGACTAACAAAAAATTCGTCAACGAAGTTTTACTAAGTCTTGAATCAAATCTTGATGGCACAGTTTTGGCTGTTGATAGTGATTTTTCACCGGTTTTAAGTGCTAATTATCAATCTGTGGAAATTAACTCAGCCAGCCCGATTGTTGAAGAAAAACTAAGTTTTTCAATCAAAACTGACGGTTCCATTAAAGCAAAAGATGCTGTCTCTGAGGGTTCAAAAATCTTATTAGCCCACCTTAATATTTTGGCAAATGTCGAAAACATTAACAAATTCTCCGAGGAATTTTTTGAACCTTTGGTTGTCAAAGAAGAACCATCCCGCCGCTTTTCGGATGCAATTGAGTCTTTGGATCTTTCGGTGCGCTCAATAAATGCGCTTAGACGCGCACATTATTATAAAATTTCTGACATTGAAAATCTAACACAAGATGACTTTGAAAATATTAAAAATCTTGGCCGTAAATCAGTTCAGGAAATAATTGAAAAACTTGAAATATATAAAAACGAACAAAAAGGAGAAAACTAA
- the rpmJ gene encoding 50S ribosomal protein L36 produces the protein MKVRASIKKICKDCKIIKRRSVNRVICVLKKHKQRQG, from the coding sequence ATGAAAGTTCGAGCAAGTATTAAAAAAATTTGCAAAGATTGTAAAATAATTAAGCGTCGTTCGGTGAACCGTGTAATTTGTGTTTTGAAAAAACACAAACAAAGACAAGGGTAG
- the secY gene encoding preprotein translocase subunit SecY codes for MSKLFAKLWEKTNSGYISLKNYIQLVYKEKVLARKIIFTFFLLVIFIVCGTITIPGLRLLQFQIDTNSFLGIINTVGGGGLLNFSVVALGISPFITSSLFMLIAQTKIFPPIHRLSQSGPAGRRKINIITRFLTLLVALIQAIVLIRTVILNESFGFVRLEITSAAYVWFVLPLILVAGSLFSLFLAEQITDKGVGNGTSLLIFSGIIVGLPQRFRHAFEYLVDLSSPSSLITQVLSFILYIVAFLAILFISVYVYLAERKIPIQQTGSGMSKNIKEISVLPLKLNPAGIMPVIFALIVVSIPSLLTGFFDRNTSAARNWIDNNLQIHHPIGLTIFIVCNIIFSIIMSLQQSRIDKISQDFAKNSTFIPGIRPGEQTEDYLIGVILRISVFSAIYLTFLGIFQPIAIMLGLPSAITFSGTSIIILGTTALETISQIKARYGAQKVLKQTKKIRKNLSYKQDSSSAKSSRDLLW; via the coding sequence GTGAGCAAACTTTTTGCTAAACTTTGAGAAAAGACAAATTCTGGATATATAAGTTTGAAAAATTATATCCAACTTGTTTATAAAGAAAAAGTTCTTGCCCGCAAAATAATTTTTACATTTTTTTTATTGGTAATTTTTATTGTTTGTGGTACAATTACTATTCCTGGGCTCAGGTTGTTGCAATTTCAAATTGATACCAACTCATTTTTAGGTATCATTAATACCGTCGGTGGTGGCGGGTTACTTAATTTTTCAGTTGTTGCCTTAGGCATCAGCCCTTTTATTACGTCGTCTTTGTTTATGCTTATTGCGCAGACAAAGATTTTTCCTCCAATTCATCGACTTTCCCAGTCTGGTCCTGCCGGAAGAAGAAAAATCAATATAATTACAAGGTTTTTGACTCTTCTTGTTGCGCTTATTCAGGCGATTGTTTTAATTCGAACCGTTATTCTTAATGAAAGTTTTGGCTTTGTTCGTTTAGAAATTACTAGCGCTGCATATGTTTGGTTTGTTTTACCACTTATTTTAGTCGCTGGTTCGCTGTTTTCCTTGTTTTTAGCCGAACAGATAACCGATAAAGGTGTAGGAAACGGGACTTCGTTATTAATTTTTTCGGGAATAATTGTTGGTCTTCCACAACGTTTTCGTCATGCTTTTGAGTATTTAGTCGATCTTTCTTCCCCTTCTTCCTTAATAACGCAAGTTCTTAGTTTTATCCTTTATATTGTTGCATTTTTGGCTATTTTATTTATATCAGTTTATGTTTATTTGGCCGAGAGAAAAATCCCAATTCAACAAACTGGTTCAGGAATGTCCAAAAACATTAAAGAAATATCGGTTTTACCTTTAAAACTAAATCCAGCCGGAATTATGCCAGTAATTTTTGCTTTAATTGTTGTTTCAATCCCTTCACTTTTGACCGGATTTTTTGACCGAAACACTTCAGCTGCCCGTAATTGAATCGATAATAATTTGCAAATTCACCATCCTATTGGTCTTACTATTTTTATTGTATGTAATATTATTTTTAGCATTATTATGTCGCTTCAACAATCACGGATTGATAAAATTTCTCAGGATTTTGCAAAAAATTCAACTTTTATCCCCGGTATTCGTCCTGGCGAGCAAACTGAAGATTATTTAATTGGTGTTATTCTTCGAATTTCAGTATTTAGTGCAATTTATTTAACTTTTCTTGGAATTTTCCAGCCAATTGCGATAATGTTAGGTCTACCTTCGGCAATAACGTTTTCAGGAACTTCGATAATAATTTTAGGAACAACTGCTCTTGAGACTATATCGCAAATTAAAGCACGTTATGGAGCGCAAAAAGTACTAAAACAAACAAAAAAAATCCGCAAAAATCTTTCATACAAACAAGATTCTTCCTCAGCAAAGTCAAGTCGCGATTTATTATGGTAA
- the rpsK gene encoding 30S ribosomal protein S11, which produces MATNTRKVKKIRPKNVTAGIAHIHSSHQNTIISFTDKQGNVISWASSGSIGFKGTKKKTAYAATLATAAAAQKAREHGMREVVVHLKGTGQGKEAARKQIITSGINILLTQDVTPIPHNGTRPPRKWFKRQEKR; this is translated from the coding sequence ATGGCAACTAATACTCGTAAAGTTAAAAAAATCCGTCCAAAAAATGTAACAGCCGGAATTGCCCACATTCACTCTTCACACCAAAACACGATAATTTCTTTCACTGACAAACAAGGAAATGTAATTTCTTGAGCTAGTTCAGGGTCAATTGGCTTTAAAGGAACAAAGAAAAAAACCGCATATGCTGCTACCTTAGCAACAGCTGCTGCTGCCCAAAAGGCCCGTGAACACGGAATGCGTGAGGTTGTTGTTCACCTTAAAGGAACTGGGCAAGGAAAAGAAGCCGCCCGTAAGCAAATTATAACTTCAGGAATTAATATTTTACTTACCCAAGACGTCACCCCAATTCCTCACAATGGAACTCGCCCACCGCGTAAATGATTTAAACGTCAGGAAAAAAGGTAG
- the map gene encoding type I methionyl aminopeptidase, with the protein MSLIKTEFEIEQLKIAAKLLAEVKKKIYDFVRPGISLKEIDAIAFDEIIAKGAKPAFLNYHGFPATICISVNEILIHGIPNDYILQEGDLVSVDLGLSYNGFFADSAFSKSLGPNVENEKLIKCAEEAFFAGFKAIKPGATTGDIGFAISQVIRSYGFFTPVEFCGHGIGKKLHENPNIFNFGVPGTGKKLQNNMVICIEPMIVQSSPRIKILKDGWSVQSNDGKKTSHYEQMILIQDGKGIILTEMDQK; encoded by the coding sequence ATGTCTCTAATTAAAACAGAATTTGAAATTGAGCAACTAAAAATTGCCGCTAAACTCCTGGCAGAAGTCAAGAAAAAAATTTATGACTTTGTAAGACCAGGAATCTCTTTAAAAGAAATTGATGCCATCGCTTTTGATGAGATTATTGCTAAGGGTGCCAAACCAGCATTTTTAAATTATCACGGTTTTCCGGCAACTATTTGTATAAGTGTTAATGAAATCCTCATTCATGGTATTCCAAATGACTACATTCTTCAAGAAGGTGATTTGGTTTCCGTTGATTTAGGGCTATCTTATAATGGTTTTTTTGCCGACAGTGCTTTTAGTAAATCCCTTGGCCCAAATGTTGAAAATGAAAAACTAATAAAATGCGCTGAGGAAGCTTTTTTTGCCGGATTTAAGGCAATTAAACCTGGCGCAACAACAGGGGACATTGGTTTTGCGATCAGTCAAGTAATAAGATCTTATGGATTTTTTACCCCTGTTGAATTTTGCGGGCATGGTATTGGCAAAAAATTGCACGAAAATCCGAATATTTTCAATTTTGGCGTCCCGGGTACAGGAAAAAAATTACAAAATAATATGGTAATTTGTATTGAGCCAATGATCGTCCAGAGTTCTCCGCGAATAAAAATTTTAAAAGACGGATGATCGGTACAATCAAATGATGGTAAAAAAACTTCCCATTATGAACAAATGATTTTAATTCAAGACGGGAAGGGAATAATACTAACAGAAATGGATCAAAAATAG
- the infA gene encoding translation initiation factor IF-1, whose translation MQNSSKEQKLLFQGKISHVFNSQEYEVTLENGVKLNCHIAGKMKLHHIKIILGDSVKVEMSPYDLSKGRIVYRFK comes from the coding sequence ATGCAAAATTCTTCAAAAGAACAAAAATTATTATTTCAAGGTAAAATATCACACGTTTTTAATTCCCAAGAATACGAAGTAACTCTTGAAAACGGAGTAAAATTAAATTGTCATATTGCTGGGAAAATGAAACTTCACCACATTAAAATTATTTTAGGCGACAGCGTTAAGGTTGAAATGTCACCTTATGATCTTTCAAAAGGAAGAATTGTTTACCGCTTTAAATAA
- the rplO gene encoding 50S ribosomal protein L15 has translation MAIRLENLTYTPGARTKKHRKGRGHAAGKGKQAGRGQSGQKKRSTVRLGFEGGQNPWFRRVPKIGFRNFNSKKYEIFNLSDLESRYQDGDKVSLESLYLKGVLKKRNLPAKLLAKGELTKKLFVTTNAYSEAALVKIEELGGSITEVN, from the coding sequence ATGGCAATAAGACTTGAAAATTTAACTTATACCCCTGGTGCAAGAACAAAAAAACACCGTAAAGGGCGTGGGCATGCTGCTGGAAAAGGTAAACAAGCCGGTAGAGGTCAATCTGGACAAAAAAAACGTTCAACTGTTCGTCTTGGCTTTGAAGGTGGTCAAAACCCTTGATTTCGTCGTGTGCCAAAAATTGGTTTCCGCAATTTTAACTCAAAAAAATATGAAATCTTTAATTTATCAGATCTTGAAAGCCGTTATCAAGATGGGGATAAAGTTAGTCTTGAGTCACTTTATCTTAAAGGTGTGCTTAAAAAACGTAATTTGCCAGCAAAATTACTTGCAAAAGGTGAATTAACTAAAAAACTTTTTGTAACAACAAATGCTTATTCTGAAGCGGCATTAGTTAAAATTGAAGAGCTTGGCGGTTCAATAACTGAGGTAAACTAG
- the rplQ gene encoding 50S ribosomal protein L17 produces MANPHQIYSRDAAWDRQVFRSLATSLILHGHLKTTLARAKRLRSVVEKLITKAKKNDLAARRQVLSYLYNQKTKDGMKVMPYLFTKIAPRYQERQGGYTRIVKIPSRNGDNSKMAIIELV; encoded by the coding sequence ATGGCTAATCCGCACCAAATTTATTCCCGTGATGCTGCCTGAGATCGCCAAGTTTTCCGCTCACTTGCAACTTCTTTAATTTTACATGGTCATCTAAAAACCACGCTTGCACGGGCAAAACGTCTTCGTTCTGTTGTTGAAAAACTAATTACCAAAGCCAAAAAAAATGATCTAGCAGCTCGCCGTCAGGTTCTTAGTTATTTATATAACCAAAAAACCAAAGATGGAATGAAGGTTATGCCTTATTTATTTACCAAAATAGCACCTCGTTACCAGGAAAGACAAGGTGGTTATACTCGAATAGTGAAAATTCCTAGCCGAAATGGTGATAATTCAAAAATGGCGATTATCGAACTAGTTTAG
- the rplE gene encoding 50S ribosomal protein L5, whose protein sequence is MTKLQEHYRDNVFGQLKDHFNFKSPSEVPKIVKVVVNMTAGNQVTNAKAIEAVLDDLANITGQKPYKTVAKKSLATWKLRQGMPVGGKVTLRREQMWNFLSKVLNIAIPRIRDFRGLSPKSFDGKGNFALGFKESIVFPEITFDKITKIRGLDVIIVTSAKNNEQALKLLELLGFPFAKKS, encoded by the coding sequence ATGACAAAGCTTCAAGAGCACTATCGTGATAATGTTTTTGGCCAACTAAAAGACCATTTTAATTTCAAATCTCCTTCTGAAGTTCCCAAAATTGTAAAAGTTGTCGTTAATATGACTGCCGGAAATCAAGTAACAAATGCAAAAGCAATTGAAGCTGTTCTTGATGATCTTGCAAACATTACCGGTCAAAAACCGTATAAAACAGTGGCAAAAAAATCACTTGCAACTTGAAAACTTCGTCAAGGAATGCCAGTTGGTGGAAAAGTTACTCTCCGTCGTGAACAAATGTGGAATTTTCTTTCAAAAGTTCTCAATATTGCAATTCCTCGTATTCGTGATTTTCGTGGTCTTTCACCTAAGTCTTTTGATGGTAAAGGAAATTTTGCCCTTGGTTTTAAAGAATCAATCGTTTTTCCTGAGATAACTTTTGATAAAATCACAAAAATTCGCGGACTTGATGTAATAATAGTAACAAGTGCAAAAAATAATGAGCAAGCCTTAAAACTTCTTGAATTATTAGGCTTTCCTTTTGCGAAAAAAAGTTAA
- a CDS encoding type Z 30S ribosomal protein S14 has product MAKMSWKVKANRAPKFKVRAYTRCQLCGRSHSVLRKFRICRICFRTLAHQGRIPGIKKASW; this is encoded by the coding sequence ATGGCAAAAATGTCGTGAAAAGTCAAAGCAAATCGGGCTCCTAAATTCAAAGTTCGCGCCTATACTCGTTGTCAGTTGTGTGGCCGTTCTCATTCAGTTTTAAGAAAATTCCGTATTTGCCGTATTTGTTTTCGTACTTTGGCTCACCAAGGACGAATTCCTGGAATTAAGAAAGCGAGTTGGTAA
- a CDS encoding nucleoside monophosphate kinase: protein MSSSNSKILLIGAPGSGKGSISKILVDKFKLVHISTGNLFREKIEKDRDFAEKIQNYVKNGLYVPDEITNDLLSNFISQLSPQTGYILDGYPRTLNQLNFMNENKIDVDKVFYLQIQPETIVSRLSQRLFCSKCQKSYNLLLAKPKVENTCDIDNEPLFTRPDDRPEIVKLRIEKFNESVSPIVDFYEKHGKIYYLNVDRSLDKIVSEIEKCL, encoded by the coding sequence ATGTCATCATCTAATTCAAAAATTCTTTTAATTGGCGCCCCTGGTTCAGGAAAAGGTAGTATTTCAAAAATTCTAGTTGACAAGTTTAAATTAGTTCATATTTCTACTGGTAATCTTTTCCGTGAAAAAATTGAAAAAGATCGTGATTTTGCCGAGAAAATTCAAAACTATGTTAAAAATGGCCTATACGTTCCTGATGAAATCACTAACGATTTATTGTCAAATTTTATCAGTCAACTCTCGCCGCAAACAGGTTATATTCTTGATGGCTACCCGCGGACATTAAACCAACTCAATTTTATGAACGAAAATAAAATTGATGTTGACAAAGTTTTTTACCTCCAAATCCAGCCAGAGACAATAGTTAGCCGCCTTTCTCAACGTTTGTTTTGCAGTAAATGTCAAAAATCATATAATTTATTACTAGCAAAACCAAAAGTAGAAAATACATGCGACATTGACAACGAGCCTTTATTTACCCGACCAGATGATCGTCCTGAAATTGTTAAGCTTCGAATTGAAAAATTTAATGAATCTGTAAGCCCAATTGTCGATTTTTATGAAAAACATGGTAAAATTTATTACTTAAATGTTGACAGAAGCCTGGATAAAATTGTTAGTGAAATTGAAAAATGTCTCTAA
- the rpsM gene encoding 30S ribosomal protein S13 yields the protein MARILNVEIPNHKRIVIALTSIYGIGKSLAAEIIDKTAAIQQEKFGKKYPVLTQDTKVKEIQEDVLQIIRDIAKTYKTEGDLHREVQSNIKRLIEIKCYRGIRHRKGLPVRGQVTQKNARTRKGPRKAIMAKKDKGKK from the coding sequence ATGGCACGTATTCTTAATGTTGAAATCCCCAATCATAAAAGAATTGTAATTGCTCTTACAAGTATTTATGGAATTGGAAAATCGCTTGCTGCAGAAATAATTGACAAAACTGCTGCAATTCAGCAAGAAAAATTTGGGAAAAAATATCCTGTTTTAACCCAAGATACAAAAGTTAAAGAAATCCAAGAAGATGTTTTGCAAATCATTCGTGATATTGCAAAAACTTATAAAACCGAAGGTGATCTGCACCGTGAAGTTCAGTCAAATATTAAAAGACTAATTGAAATTAAATGTTATCGTGGAATCCGTCATCGTAAAGGTCTTCCAGTTCGTGGTCAAGTAACTCAGAAAAACGCACGTACTCGAAAAGGTCCAAGAAAAGCAATTATGGCAAAAAAAGACAAAGGTAAAAAATAG
- the rpsE gene encoding 30S ribosomal protein S5, which produces MDTNLQNKPTQQKTNQNSQNQKQLTPKEPNRQRPRAQRQKPKEKNFRPEFEERIISVARVTKVVKGGRRFSFSAFAVVGNKKGKVGLGHGKANEVQDSIRKAVKDAQNRLVTVPIYRRSTVPHEINAKYSASKILIKPAPRGKGIVASNTVRAVVELAGYTDIYTKTYGSRTKINVVRATLKALLGLKTINQIAELRDLNPSQVLAQKK; this is translated from the coding sequence ATGGATACAAATCTTCAAAATAAACCAACCCAGCAAAAAACAAACCAAAACAGTCAAAATCAAAAACAATTGACTCCAAAAGAACCAAACCGTCAACGTCCACGTGCTCAGCGTCAAAAACCAAAAGAGAAAAATTTTCGCCCTGAGTTTGAAGAGAGAATAATTTCAGTTGCCCGGGTAACTAAAGTTGTAAAAGGTGGTCGCCGTTTTTCTTTTAGTGCCTTTGCCGTTGTTGGAAACAAAAAAGGAAAAGTTGGTCTAGGTCACGGAAAAGCTAACGAAGTGCAAGACTCAATTCGCAAAGCCGTAAAAGATGCACAAAACCGGCTTGTAACTGTGCCAATTTATCGAAGATCAACTGTTCCACACGAGATAAATGCTAAATATTCAGCCTCAAAAATTCTCATCAAACCAGCCCCAAGAGGTAAAGGAATTGTTGCTTCAAATACCGTGCGTGCTGTTGTTGAACTTGCTGGATATACCGATATTTATACAAAAACTTACGGATCAAGAACAAAAATTAACGTTGTGCGTGCAACTCTCAAAGCGCTTTTAGGACTTAAAACTATTAATCAAATAGCTGAACTTCGTGATCTTAATCCTTCACAAGTTTTAGCTCAAAAAAAATAA
- the rplF gene encoding 50S ribosomal protein L6, with amino-acid sequence MSRVGNRVLIIPEKVSVEINGSNVKIQGPLGILERQFSDLITIIQENNTLKTIRKSEEKQVKQLHGTTNSHLSGMLIGVSKGFQKELKIKGVGYKATLKEKVIELLVGYSHPVELKVPGELDVLVPNATTIVIKGIDKQKVGQFSAQIRQVRRPNPYSGKGISYSNEILKLKEGKKASK; translated from the coding sequence ATGTCACGTGTCGGTAATCGTGTTTTAATTATTCCTGAAAAAGTTAGTGTTGAAATTAATGGCTCAAATGTTAAAATTCAAGGTCCGCTTGGTATTTTAGAGCGCCAATTTTCTGATTTAATTACAATAATTCAAGAAAATAATACACTAAAAACAATCAGAAAATCTGAAGAAAAACAAGTAAAACAACTTCATGGAACAACAAATTCTCACCTTAGTGGAATGCTAATTGGTGTCTCAAAAGGTTTTCAAAAAGAACTTAAAATTAAAGGGGTTGGGTACAAGGCAACACTAAAAGAAAAAGTTATTGAACTTTTAGTTGGTTATTCTCATCCAGTTGAACTCAAAGTGCCAGGCGAACTTGATGTTTTAGTACCAAATGCAACAACTATTGTAATTAAAGGGATTGACAAACAAAAAGTTGGCCAATTTAGCGCCCAAATTCGTCAAGTTCGTCGACCAAATCCTTATTCAGGCAAAGGAATTTCTTATAGTAACGAAATTCTTAAACTCAAAGAAGGGAAAAAAGCTTCTAAATAA